The genomic window CTCCTTTCTTTGTATTTTATGCTCGTGTAAAAGATATTAAGCAGTGGGCTAGAGTTCGGCGAGTGGAAGATTCTACAGACGGTACCCAACGCTTGTTACGAGAAACTAGAAGCAAGGCAATAACTAGATTTGTAAAATCTGGCTTCAATAATACCATTCCTAATAATATTCTTTTGGCATTTGAGCCTGACAAAGCAAAATTTTCTTCTTTAGAAGAAAAGTTATCTGGATGTCTTTCTGAAGCTAACTTTCATAATGGTTGTGAACAACAGATGGAATGGGGAACACTTGAGTTCTCCTGTAATACTTCTGGAAATGACTATTGTGCATATGTAGTAGATGGACAACATCGCCTCTATGGTTTGTCAGAGTTTGATTCTGAAGATTTACCTATACTTGTTGTGAGCTTGGTCAATGCTAGTATAGAAGAACAGGCATTTCAGTTCATAGTGATAAATAATAAAGCTGTAAGAGTTCCTACAAATAATGTTAAGGCTATAATTGCTAATTTAAATGAAGAAGAACTTCAAAATCGCCTTTTAAAAGCGGGCGTAAAATATGGAAATACATCACCTACACTCCGAGATGTCAATGATCTAGATATAAGCCCTTTTCAAAATTTACTTAAGTGGCCATACAATAAAGAGGGTAATCAATTAGTTGAAATTGCAGCAATAGAACAATCTATAAAATATTTAAGAGCAATGTTTACATTTTTGGATGAGGATGAAGATTCTTTAGTTGAGATTTTTTGTGCTATATGGCGAGTTATAAAAGACAACTATACAGAATTATGGGGTAAAGAAAACACATTCATGAAGAAAGTAAATATCAATGCCTTGAATGAGTTCATTACTGATCGTTTGAAGTTTGCATGGGAATTAAGCCTTGTAGATATTTTTAATTCTGAACAATTAGAAACACAGGTTTTACATATTGTTAAATTACTTCCTCAAGAGTTTTGGAAAGCAGAATGGACTATTAAGCTTCAAGATAGTGCTAATGTGAGAAAACAAATAAAAGAAGATTTGTCAACGTTAGCAGACAATTGCAGGCTAAGAAGGCCTTGGAACGAAGATTTAAATTTACCTATAACAGAAGGGTAATGACCCAACGATTTCAAAGATTAGTTCAAGACAAAAACTTGCTCAAGTCAAATTCCTCGTCTTGCTGCTCTTTGTACGTTCGTTCATAACTTAAAAATAATAAAATTCGCTCTGAATAATCTACTGATCCGCGCAACTCATTTTGCAGGATCTCTAGTCCACCATTAGCGTACTCTTCAAAGATATGATTGCGTTTAGCTTCATATTCTTCTTCATTAAGGGATAAAATTTTTATATCTTGAGTTTCAGTAATGCCTAATAATTTGATTACCCAATCATGACCCATTGTTGCAAAATACTCTAACCTAATGGGAGAAGGTTCTCTTTTAGAAATTTCCCCTAAAGGTACACGCTTTTTATGCTTTGCACCTAAAGCTGCTGCAAACACGATCGCATCAGCATAGGTTTGGAAAGGTCCTGTTGCACCATCTGCCGATGTTAAAGCCTTCACTAAATCTGCTTTATCTTTAGCAACTCTAATTCTGCCCGTTTCAGCCATTTTATAAATATATGGTTTTTTGACATCTTAACTGAAAGCTGGAAGCGATCGCATTCTCCCAAAATACGCGATCGCATCCATCACCCAAATAACGCGATCGCTATCCCCAAGCCGTATTTAAACTTTTATAACAAATGTGTCAGAAGTTTTTGAGGATGCGATCGCATTTGAATCATCCTGCCGTTTTCACAGTCAAAACCTGCGGTGGAGTAGAATCTGGGGGATAAAGAAAGTCTACCCGTACTTGCCTTTTTTCGCCTGGTGGCATCTTCAGCGTTACCAGCGGTTCACCAGGTTGTCCGCGTCGCTGTACCAGATGAACGTAGCGCGTTTTTCCAACTTTATTATCATCACTATAACTTACCCTCACTGTACCTC from Funiculus sociatus GB2-C1 includes these protein-coding regions:
- a CDS encoding DNA phosphorothioation-associated protein 4; the protein is MAETGRIRVAKDKADLVKALTSADGATGPFQTYADAIVFAAALGAKHKKRVPLGEISKREPSPIRLEYFATMGHDWVIKLLGITETQDIKILSLNEEEYEAKRNHIFEEYANGGLEILQNELRGSVDYSERILLFLSYERTYKEQQDEEFDLSKFLS
- a CDS encoding DGQHR domain-containing protein, which produces MEDRIYFGCFVRQRIDKNTTPFFVFYARVKDIKQWARVRRVEDSTDGTQRLLRETRSKAITRFVKSGFNNTIPNNILLAFEPDKAKFSSLEEKLSGCLSEANFHNGCEQQMEWGTLEFSCNTSGNDYCAYVVDGQHRLYGLSEFDSEDLPILVVSLVNASIEEQAFQFIVINNKAVRVPTNNVKAIIANLNEEELQNRLLKAGVKYGNTSPTLRDVNDLDISPFQNLLKWPYNKEGNQLVEIAAIEQSIKYLRAMFTFLDEDEDSLVEIFCAIWRVIKDNYTELWGKENTFMKKVNINALNEFITDRLKFAWELSLVDIFNSEQLETQVLHIVKLLPQEFWKAEWTIKLQDSANVRKQIKEDLSTLADNCRLRRPWNEDLNLPITEG